The following nucleotide sequence is from Pseudomonas sessilinigenes.
CAGTTTCTGGACCGGCCTGCGACCCACTACCCCGGACGGTACGCCGATCGTTGGCGCCACACCGTATCGCAACCTGTTCCTGAACACTGGCCACGGTACCCTCGGCTGGACCATGGCCTGTGGTTCGGGCCGCCTGTTGGCGGACCTGATGGCCAAGAAAAAGCCGCAGATCAGTGCCGAAGGTCTCGATATTTCCCGTTATGGCAACCCTCAGGAGTCCGCTAAGCATGCCAATCCAGCGCCAGCTCACTAATGAGCGCATGAGTCAGATCGTCGTCCACGGCGGTACGCTCTACCTGTCCGGACAGGTGGGGGACGACATGCAGGCCGGTATCGAGCAGCAGACCCGGGAAACCCTGGGTAATATCGAGCGCCTGCTGGACCTGGCGGGTACCGACAAGACCCGGTTGTTGTCGGTAACCATCTACCTGAAGGACATCGACGCCCATTTCGAAGGCATGAACAGTGTCTGGGACCAGTGGTTGCCCAAGGGCGTCGCTCCGGCCCGGGCCACGGTCCAGGCCAAGCTCTGCGAGCCGCAAATCCTCGTCGAGATGTCAGTAGTGGCCGCTGTGTCCTGAGTGACAAGATCCCTCTCCCGGCGCCGGTGGCGGTTCGCTGCCCGCCAGCGCCGGTTTTTATTCCCATGACCGCCTAGAAGTCTGCCGCCATGCGCCCTGCCCGTGCCCTG
It contains:
- a CDS encoding RidA family protein, yielding MPIQRQLTNERMSQIVVHGGTLYLSGQVGDDMQAGIEQQTRETLGNIERLLDLAGTDKTRLLSVTIYLKDIDAHFEGMNSVWDQWLPKGVAPARATVQAKLCEPQILVEMSVVAAVS